The sequence tataaaagtatatttttgttatataaattttaatacaaaatgttatgaattatattatttgctctaataaaatctgttaaaaatatgaaacgactatatttaagttatataataatcatgtatagattttggaaatcattttagtcaggttgacttttgttgacttttgcatgataaatctcgagcattaggattgtggtacactatgacctgacctaaattgttagacagatattgaccaatatataaatatatatatatacttaatataggttcgtgaatccgaggccaaccttgcattgttcaatgtcgtcatatgtatttttactacaaaatacagtattgtgattttcatttgctccctttttaaatgcttttgcaatatatatttttgggactgagaatacatgcgctgcttttataaatgttttacaaaatagacacaagtaatcgaaactacattctatggttggattatcaaatcgaatatcaccctttttagtctggtaatctaagaagtagggaacagaaaccctaattgacgcgaatcctaaagatagatctattgggcctaacaaaccccatctgggttacggatgctttagtacttcgattttatcatgtccgatgagagtcccgaaatgatggggatattctagacgcgttttgttaatgtcgattaccaggtgttcactatatgaatgatttttatctctatgcagtttgtgcgaaatgcctgatatgagatgatgtttatgaaaaatgaaaatagaaatcttgtggtctattaaaattatggaaatgatcgattatgataaactaatgaactcactaaccttttggttgacactttaaagcatgtttattctaaggattgaaagaaatcttccgctgtgcaattgctcaatttaaagatattacttggagtcatttatggcatatttcaaaagacattgcattcaagtcattgagttcagtaaagattatgattaaataaatgacagactagatcatttatagttggatattatgaaatggtatgcatgcctgtcaactttcgatgtaatgaaagtttgtcttttaaaacgaatgcaatgtttgtaaaatgtatcatatagaggtcaaatacctcgcaatgtaatcatatgttattgtattcgttcttatggattaggacgggtcatttcagcagGCCGTCCACCATAGTAAGGCACGCCGTTTTTCTGgacttggcaggccgtttgcttctAGAAACTTTCCAGGTTTTTgccattttcgctctagattcttcgttttaagtccgttttcgctgattctttttgcattgccttcgtaattaccaAATGTACCAATATAAGCAAATAGATGCATATTTTGGCAATAAAGTTGATTACTTTATTAAATATGGGCCTGATATcgaggggtaaaaacgtgactttttagccgatatcatgcaGCCAGCATATGTCTTTGTGTATAGACAGCAATTGTTGTTGTGTCGAGtgttttagtatgctgcctagtctatcagcacaaggtagacagtattcttcatttGAGTACAGGATGAGTACCCAGCAAATCTTGAAGATCAAGTGAACCAGTTTAGAATAGCCAGCATAGCTGGTAGCAGCATACAACacgaagacagctatgctccattacaagcatagtagtttcctgagtggtctacatcaagtgtactattcaacagaagtcgaagacaaagttgaacagaaaaggacacgtgtcggcggctgacaaatgaccttacaagaccacgtgggaatgcagaagtttaacgcatgttcaGACATATGTaattctttgtcaacgcctagggaacacaacattctatttgtttattcaaatagtggtgccaaaccgaattggggtgtttctgcaaatagctaccaaagaggaaagaatggAGCACGCTctttgatgcagttgtccccacaagtacagacatcctatgtaccaatgaacaatggatcaattacacggataaaaggattactataaatagaagtattcactattgtaacTAGGAGCGGTGTGGGTTTATTTaaatagagtccaaaacgtgtaatagcttaagatatcctcTGTAGCTATAATCTAGGTGTAATCTGTATTCAATCAACTGTTATTCTGCAAaaaatagttgtgattctttgtgattcatatcaataaagaataaccgttgaaaattatctTTGCCTCTTATTTAAATTGCATGCTTAAATATTACTGTTGTTAATCAATGGACCAACAATATGCTGCTTGAAAAACAAGAATTGTATAACACTTGAGTTCTTTAacaagaattgtattcaccccctctacaatactgctgttgttaatcaagggaccgaCAATATGCTGCTTGAAAAACAAGCAACTTTGCCAACCTTGATTGTACTACCGTAAATTTTAAGAGGCAACTGCTTTTTTTTTTCTTCCGAAAATAACGATAACATTAATACAGATCTGAACATCAAACGAGTACAATGGATATACAGAAATCCAACAAACTAGCCTTAACCCATATGACACTAAACAAATGAACACAAAACACTTGGTGTGAAAAAACAGTTCAATTAGGAGAATAACTTAACTAAAACTATAAGAAATGAAAATCAAATACATCAGTTGTACTAAACCAACACAACCAAACAAAAAACAGAAACAATCACACGGAGACAAACAGCAAAAACCGTCACCGCTAACAGAACCGCCGGCAATTATCCGGCAAGCTGCTGGAAAAATCAAATCGCAGGGATACATACTCTAGCCCATCATCAAACGTTAAAGTGAGATAAGGCAAGAGACATCGCATGAAGCAACCAACCTCCGGCAGCCCCACCAAACGACGGAGATGCCACCGAGTTACTTGAATTTCTTTTTCATAAATTATTTTTTGACGTGTGACTATTTTTCTTTACCTAAATTGAATAATTTTAAATTATACATTGCTTATATTTGCTTATGTAACATCAGATCAATTCAAATTCTTCTTTTCGAAAATATGTTGCCTTTGTATAATGGGGAATCTATAACCTTATTTgatctaatctaatctaatctaatcgtGGGGTATTTAATTACAACATGAGTGATCAACTTTTGTTGTTGCTAAAACTGTACACTTTTGTTACATCATATTCCTACAGCACTTTAATGATTCTAAATATGTTGTACAAGTGTTGTTAGGGGTCAAATCTATATGCTTTTTACAAATTGTGTTTTATATATAGCCTATTTGTGGTGCAAGAGAATCTGCCTTTTGATTGTATGTAAAAATGTAATGTAATTTAGAGAGTATTATGAAGCAAGTCTAAATACATATTCaacttttcattttcttctttcttACTCGGTGTGCCAAGCAAAACAGAAAGCAAGTGAAATCCTCCTTTTTGGACATTCAATTTCGTGATTGAGATGGCTCGTGGGTAATTTACTTTATATTGAGTAAAAAAAAGTTGTATCTTTCACTACAACGAATGTTAATTTTAGCAAGGACACACTATAACGAGGGCAAAATGTCTTTGTTATAGGCCACCAAaccacccaaaaaaaaaaaaaaatcagcttcGTTTTTTGTTCGACTTACTCTATTGGTTCGTGTGGCTGATTATGTTCTCAAGATAATTTGATAATGTTTATTGATATGTTCAGTTATTTCAAACTGAAAAGTAGTTTACAAGTGATAGTTCTAGTGGTTCTTATACGCCTAAGGACCTAATCTAGAGAATGAGACTAACTATAAAATATATGTGAAAAAACTAAACTAGACAAAGTATGCAGGAATATATCCGTTTGTTGTTGAGCATGCTCCCACTTGCAGAGACTTTATCACACTTACAGGTACTTTATCTTTTATTTATGttatttaacactccccctcaagttgaatagtggggttccCGATATTCAACTTGACAAGAACATCACTGAAGAGTATTCCATTTACTGACTTCGTTAGGATGTCGGCCAATTGGTCCTCTGATCTGACGTGTGGTAAAGAAATAATTTCGGCATCCAGTTTTTCTCTGATGAAATGTCTATCCACTTCAACATGTTTTGTTCGAtcatgttgaactggattttctgagATAGCTATTGCAGCTTCATTGTCGCACATAATCTGAATAGCTTCTTTTGGTCGGAACCCAACTTCTGTTAGTAACTTTTTAATCCATAAGGCTTCAACTACTCCCTTTGCTATCCCTCTGAATTCTGACTCGGCACTTGAGAGTGAAACCACCTTTTGTTTCTTACTCCTCCATGCAACTAGATTACCTCCTACAAGGGTAAAGAATCCTGATGTAGACCTTCTATCCCCTTTTTCTCCGGCCCAACTAGCATCTGTATAAATTTGAGCTTCTAGGTGTCCATTCTTTTTAAACACAACTCCATGACCAGCTGTCTTCTTTAAATATCTGATAATTCTGATTACTGCTTCCATATGGTGAacttgtggttgatgcatgaattgactcacaaccccaactgcatgtgctatatccggTCGAGTATGAGCGAGGTAGATAAGTTTCCCTACGAGTCTTTGATACCTTCCTTTGTCAGCAAGATCGGCTTCATCTTCCATATATATCTTTTGGTTTGGAATCATAGGAGTATCAGCTGGTTTACAATCGatcatacctgtttctgcaaggaaatcaagaatatacttcttttgacagataaatattccccgTTGAGATCGTAATACTTCAATCCCTAAAAAATATTTAAGTCTGCctaaatctttcatttcaaattcgttAAATAAATTTGTTTTTAGTTTTGAAATTTCTTCTTTATCATTTCCGGTAATtatcatgtcatcaacataaataatCAAGCATGTGATAAGATTACCTCTTTGTTTAAGAAATAGTGTATGATCTGAATTACTTTGTTTAAAACCATAATTTTTCATAGCTAgtgtaaatctcccaaaccaagcccgcagagattgttttaacccatataaagccttTTTAAGTCGACAGACTTCCCTGTTTTTGAAGTTTTCGGCGAATCCCGGTGGAGCTTCCATATAAACTTCTTCTTTTAATTCACCATGGAGAAAAGCATTTTttacatcaaattggtgaagtggccagtCTTCATTTGCAGCGATTGAAAAGAGAACTCGGATAGTATCAATCTTTGCAACCGGGGAAAAGGTCTCTGAATAATCTATCCCATAAGTTTGGGTGTACCCTTTCGCAaccagtcgagctttatacctttcaatagtACCATCTGCTTTGTGCTTTACCGTAAATACCCATCGACATCCTACTATTTTTTTTCCTTGAGGTATGACACATTTTTCCCAAGTGTCATTATCATTTAAAGCTTCCATTTCAACATCCATTGCTTTTTTCCAGTTTTTTGATTTTAAAGCCTGTTCAACAGAAGTTGGAATATTTTCAGAGTAAATTGCGGAATGAAATTGTTGAGCTTCTTTTGATAGATTCCCTTGTGCTATATTAGCCATGGGATATCTAGATCTCTGAATTTCCTTTTCTGGTGAGTATCGTTTCGGTGGAACACCTCTATTGGCTCTCGGAGGTAGGACATATTGCTGAGTGGTTTCATCGGAATTGGTTCGTTCCTCTTGAGTTTGGTGTTCATTACTCGAGGAAGTTTCAATAGTCTCATGGTTTAATGGGATATTTTCTGTGGGTTCATGGTTTTGTGTTGGATCGGGGTTTGATGTCGAAATTTGTACAGGTTCGGGGTTTGGTTCTACAGGTTCAGGGTTTGGTATTGGCTCGGGGTTTGGTATTGGCTCGGGGTTTGGTGTAAGAGGTGGTACCCATGTCATCCAACTTAGAGTGTCATTATCTTtattctccccctcactcgtgagttgggtgttattataaaaatattcaGTTTCAATAAAATCACAGTTCATTGTGGTAATAATGTTTCGGCTTTTGGGATTATAAAATCGATACCCTTTTTGGTTGATACCATAACCAACCATAACACACTTCTCGGCACATGGATCAAGTTTAGTACGCTCATGTTTTGGTATGTGAACAAAGACCGAGCACCCAAAAACTCGAGGTTTAAGGTTAAGTGAGGACGGGAGAGTCACAAATTGAGATAAGACATCCCGAGGAGTTTTTGAACCAAGAATCTTAGAGGGTAACCGGTTTATAAGATAGGTTGCGGTAGCAAGtgcttcgggccaaaaacttttcGGAACCTTGGATTCGAAAATTAAAGCTCTAGTCATTTCTAGAAGTATCCGATTTTTTCGTTCGGCTACACCATTTTGTTTCGGGGTATGAGCACACGAGGTTTGGTGAATAATTCCTTTTTCTTCGAAAAAAACATTTCATAGATGCGTTTACAAATTCCCCCCCATTATCTGACCTTAAGATTTGTATGTTTTTGTAAAATTGGGTTTGAACCATTTTATAAAAGAGACAATTTTTCATAAACGTCGGATTTGTGTGTTAAAAAATAGATCCATGTCATCCGAGTACAATCATCAataaaagtaacaaagtatctaaaGTTTTTCCCCCCATTAATCGGAGCCGGTCCCCAAACATCAGAATGAATTAAAGCAAAAGGTACATTCTTCCGAATATTAGAAGGTTTAAAGGTACTACGATGGCTTTtcgccaaaatacaagtttcacaacaTAAGTTAACATTAGAAggaaataaactaggaaataaaaAACGTAGATATCCGACTGAAGGATGTCCCAGTCTTCGATGCCATAACCAAGCTTCTCTCGTGGGTGTTCCGTGAGCAAGCAACACAGTACCCCGTTGAGAAAATTCGTCAATATAATATAGCCCTTTTTTTTCAGTGCCACGCCCAATCACCGTCCCCGTCCGAATATCCTGCAAGATGCAGAATGTTGGATACATGAGGACTTTACAGTTTAATTCTTTTGTTACATGACTTACCGATAACAGCTTATGAGACAAAGCTGGAATATATAGACAATTAGGTAATTTAATCGTTGGTGAAATTTCGATAGTTCCACCACCTTTAACATTAATAAGTTCACCGTTAGCAGTTTGAATTTTATTCCTTTTCGGTTTAGTTTTAAaaacaatatcatttttatcaaaggTCATTGTGTCCGTGGCCCCACAATCAAGTATCCATGaattagttttaaaattttcaGAGACTATATTTGCCTCGGACCGGGACATCTCATCGTCTTGTTTCTTTGACAAGGCCGAGAaactattttgacaaggaataataAGTTTAGATTTTTCTAGGCACGTTTTATATTTTTCCTTTTGTCTATCCTTCTTAACAGGCCCAATATAATGTCTAGAGTTTCCTAGGCTAATTTTCTTACTTCTATCAGGCCTGTCTTTCTCAATAAACTTATTTCTTATATCAAGCCCACTAACAGGCCCACTATGAGACTTATGTCCATCAAGCCCAACCGTTTCCTTAGATTCTATCCTAGTCTGACTTTGATCAGTACATGTTACCTCTTTGGTATTCCCTATGTACGCATGTTTGTCTCTACCATTTTTCAGATTCATATGAATTCCCAAGTTAATCTCATGAATTCTTTCTCTATTTCCCAAATTCAATTTGTCTCTTATCTTATTGGAGCTACAATTTTGAAAAGGAGATGAGAAAGGTCTGAGAAACATACCTTGTTCGTTGGTGGTTGCTGCGACTCCTCCGAACCCTAAATTGGGTTCTCGATCAGTGGTGGCTGGTGGTGGCTCCGCCGTTGCCGCCGCTACCTTTCCCGGTTTAGTCCACCATTCCGGGTAACCTTTAATCTCAAAACATTGCTCCCTGGTATGCCTTTGTTTTCCACACTTGGTGCAAACTAATTTCGATTTATCAATATGAGATGATGCTGACCCATAGGTGGTTCTTGGTGGTGGTCCACGGCTACTGCGGTGGTCTCTTGTGTTCGGCCCAACCCCTTCTGTTGTGGCTAATCCACTTCCGATTCTACCTTGATTTGGTGTGATGTCGATGCCACTCAGAATCTGTTGGTGAGCCATCTCCTTTCGTACAGCCGCATAAGCCTCCTCTGTAGATGGTAGAGGATCCCACCGGAGTAACTCACGTTTGGTCTGATCGTATTGTTTGTTACGAGCATTAAGAAATTGAAACAATTTTTGTTCAGCTCTAATTTGATTGTACATTACGATATCTGTGGAACACTTCATGGGATTCAGGTCTCTTCTATCGATCTCGCCCCAGATTCCTTGTAATGTGATCCATAGATCCTCAAGTGACTTATCTTTTTGCTTGATGTCGTTAGCCTTAacatgtaagtcaaaattctggagTTTGTCTTTACCACTGCTATATGTGGTTACAAGAGCATCCCACAACAACTTAGCCGTAGCAAATTCGGTTAAGTTGCTTGCAATACTTGGCTCTATATTTTGGATTAGCCATGAAAAAACAATGAGGTCTTCTTGCTCCCATTGTTCGAATTTTGAATCGTCTTTTTCAGGTGAGTTTGATACGAGGTGGTTTAGGAGGTTTTTAGACTTTCCTCCTATAGCCACCTTGATCATTCTTGACCAAAGTGCATAATTTTGGCTAGTTAAGTTGATGTTGATCTTTAAACTGTCGGATAATTTTGGTTGGGTTTGGAGGATGTTCTTCAATAGATCAACAAGCTGGTTTGATAATTCATGGCTTGTACTACTATTGAGTGGGTTTGATTGAGCTTAGCTACCGTCGAAAGACATGGCAGCCACTCAAGGTAAATGATTTAAGCTTAACACGGGTGTTTGATCCAGAATCAACACTcctttagctctgataccatgttctcAAGATAATTTGATAATGTTTATTGATATGTTCAGTTATTTCAAACTGAAAAGTAGTTTACAAGTGATAGTTCAAGTGGTTCTTATACACCTAAGGACCTAATCTAGAGAATGAGACTAACTATAAAATATATGTGAAAAAACTAAACTAGACAAAGTATGCAGGAATATATCCGTTTGTTGTTGAGCATGCTCCCACTTGCAGAGACTTTATCACACTTGCAGGTActttatcttttatttatatta comes from Rutidosis leptorrhynchoides isolate AG116_Rl617_1_P2 chromosome 4, CSIRO_AGI_Rlap_v1, whole genome shotgun sequence and encodes:
- the LOC139840919 gene encoding uncharacterized protein is translated as MIKVAIGGKSKNLLNHLVSNSPEKDDSKFEQWEQEDLIVFSWLIQNIEPSIASNLTEFATAKLLWDALVTTYSSGKDKLQNFDLHVKANDIKQKDKSLEDLWITLQGIWGEIDRRDLNPMKCSTDIVMYNQIRAEQKLFQFLNARNKQYDQTKRELLRWDPLPSTEEAYAAVRKEMAHQQILSGIDITPNQGRIGSGLATTEGVGPNTRDHRSSRGPPPRTTYGSASSHIDKSKLVCTKCGKQRHTREQCFEIKGYPEWWTKPGKVAAATAEPPPATTDREPNLGFGGVAATTNEQGMFLRPFSSPFQNCSSNKIRDKLNLGNRERIHEINLGIHMNLKNGRDKHAYIGNTKEVTCTDQSQTRIESKETVGLDGHKSHSGPVSGLDIRNKFIEKDRPDRSKKISLGNSRHYIGPVKKDRQKEKYKTCLEKSKLIIPCQNSFSALSKKQDDEMSRSEANIVSENFKTNSWILDCGATDTMTFDKNDIVFKTKPKRNKIQTANGELINVKGGGTIEISPTIKLPNCLYIPALSHKLLSVSHVTKELNCKVLMYPTFCILQDIRTGTVIGRGTEKKGLYYIDEFSQRGTVLLAHGTPTREAWLWHRRLGHPSVGYLRFLFPSLFPSNVNLCCETCILAKSHRSTFKPSNIRKNVPFALIHSDVWGPAPINGGKNFRYFVTFIDDCTRMTWIYFLTHKSDVYEKLSLL